In one window of Pseudomonas putida DNA:
- a CDS encoding M16 family metallopeptidase, protein MSDRSAPRYTLFGLGILAAIVALALLLARPAQSDNAAGQPDSNAARPANTLQSLAELDGKSPSRRQLNIQNWTTAEGARVLFVEARELPMFDLRVTFAAGSSQDGNVSGLATLTNAMLNEGVAGKDVTAIAQGFEGLGADFGNGSYRDMAIASLRSLSAPDKRDPALKLFADVVGKPTFPEDALKRIKNQLLAGFEYEKQNPGKLAGKALFANLYGSHPYAHPSDGTAESIPGISQAQLRDFHAKAYAAGNAVIALVGDLSRSEAEAIAAQLSAALPKGPALASPGEPAEPKPGATHIDFPSKQTHLMLAELGITRQDPDWPALSLGNQILGGGAFGTRLMSEVREKRGLTYGVYSVFSPMQVRGPFMINLQTRAELSEGTLKLVQDILADYLKNGPTQQELDDAKRELAGSFPLSNASNASIVGQLGAIGFYNLPLTWLEDFMQQSQALTVEQVKAAMNKHLAVDKLVIVTAGPSVPQKPLPPPTDKPSEQPLGVPEH, encoded by the coding sequence ATGAGTGATCGCAGCGCCCCCCGCTATACCCTGTTCGGCCTCGGCATCCTCGCTGCGATCGTGGCGCTGGCCCTGCTGCTGGCCCGCCCGGCGCAATCGGATAATGCCGCCGGTCAGCCCGACAGCAACGCCGCACGCCCGGCCAACACCCTGCAGTCGCTGGCCGAGCTCGATGGCAAATCCCCCAGTCGACGCCAGCTGAACATCCAGAACTGGACCACCGCCGAAGGCGCGCGGGTCCTGTTCGTCGAAGCCCGCGAGCTGCCGATGTTCGACCTGCGCGTGACCTTCGCCGCAGGCAGCAGCCAGGACGGCAACGTCTCCGGGCTGGCCACCCTGACCAACGCCATGCTCAACGAGGGTGTGGCCGGCAAGGACGTCACCGCGATCGCCCAAGGCTTCGAGGGGCTCGGTGCCGACTTTGGCAACGGCTCGTACCGCGACATGGCCATCGCCTCGTTACGCAGCCTGAGCGCCCCAGACAAACGCGACCCGGCGCTGAAACTGTTCGCCGACGTGGTCGGCAAGCCGACCTTCCCCGAAGACGCCCTCAAGCGTATCAAGAACCAACTACTGGCAGGCTTCGAGTACGAGAAGCAGAACCCTGGCAAGCTGGCCGGCAAGGCGCTGTTCGCCAACCTCTACGGCAGCCATCCCTACGCCCACCCCAGCGACGGCACCGCCGAAAGCATCCCGGGTATCAGCCAGGCACAACTGCGCGACTTTCACGCCAAGGCCTACGCTGCCGGTAATGCCGTGATCGCCCTGGTCGGCGACCTCAGCCGCAGTGAGGCCGAAGCCATCGCCGCGCAGCTCTCCGCCGCCCTGCCCAAGGGTCCGGCGCTGGCCAGCCCTGGCGAACCAGCAGAGCCCAAGCCGGGCGCGACTCATATCGATTTCCCGTCCAAGCAGACCCACCTGATGCTCGCCGAACTGGGCATCACTCGCCAGGACCCTGACTGGCCAGCACTGTCGCTGGGCAACCAGATCCTCGGCGGCGGCGCCTTCGGCACACGCCTGATGAGCGAAGTGCGGGAAAAACGCGGCCTCACCTACGGGGTTTACTCGGTATTCAGCCCGATGCAGGTGCGCGGCCCGTTCATGATCAACCTGCAGACGCGCGCCGAACTCAGCGAAGGCACGCTCAAGCTGGTTCAGGACATCCTCGCCGACTACCTGAAGAACGGCCCGACCCAGCAAGAGCTGGACGATGCCAAACGTGAGTTGGCCGGCAGCTTCCCGCTCTCCAATGCCAGCAACGCGAGCATCGTTGGCCAACTGGGCGCCATCGGCTTCTACAATCTGCCGCTGACCTGGCTCGAAGACTTCATGCAACAATCCCAGGCGCTGACCGTCGAGCAGGTCAAGGCGGCGATGAACAAGCACCTGGCGGTGGACAAGCTGGTGATCGTCACCGCAGGCCCGAGCGTGCCGCAAAAACCGCTGCCACCGCCCACAGACAAACCTTCCGAGCAACCGCTCGGCGTACCGGAGCACTGA
- the rsmD gene encoding 16S rRNA (guanine(966)-N(2))-methyltransferase RsmD has product MARPSNPAQTQSKDAGHLRIIAGEWRSRRLAVPEGEGLRPTPDRVRETLFNWLAPYIEGARVLDAFTGSGALVLEALSRGADDAVALDSNPAAIANLKHNLELLRCPRGQILQTDALRYLGGPAKQQFDVVFLDPPFHKDLLADACNLLEEHQWLREQAWIYTESEASPSSLPMPGNWRLHREKKTGQVNYALWQRG; this is encoded by the coding sequence ATGGCAAGACCCTCCAACCCCGCCCAGACCCAAAGCAAGGATGCTGGGCACCTGCGCATCATCGCCGGCGAGTGGCGCAGCCGTCGCCTGGCGGTGCCCGAGGGCGAAGGCCTGCGCCCGACACCCGATCGCGTGCGTGAGACCCTGTTCAACTGGCTGGCCCCCTACATCGAAGGCGCTCGCGTGTTGGACGCCTTCACCGGCAGCGGCGCGCTGGTGCTCGAAGCCCTTTCGCGCGGCGCCGACGATGCGGTGGCACTGGACAGCAACCCTGCAGCCATCGCCAACCTCAAGCACAATCTCGAATTGCTGCGCTGCCCCCGTGGGCAGATCCTGCAGACCGACGCCCTGCGCTATCTCGGCGGCCCGGCCAAGCAGCAGTTCGATGTGGTGTTCCTCGACCCGCCTTTCCACAAGGACCTGCTGGCAGACGCCTGCAACCTGCTGGAGGAACACCAGTGGCTGCGAGAACAGGCCTGGATCTATACCGAAAGCGAAGCCTCGCCCTCCAGCTTGCCGATGCCCGGCAACTGGCGCTTGCACCGGGAAAAGAAAACGGGTCAGGTGAACTACGCCCTGTGGCAACGTGGCTGA
- a CDS encoding M16 family metallopeptidase, with the protein MKLLRSQTRRSSSTMPASTVKPTNLIAPPSTPLQHVRLENGLKVYLQRDQRSPLVCAQLHYHVGSSHEPPGHSNLSHVLEHMVFEGSGKLAAGQYLRIINWLGGTGGASTFDDATVYRMTLPASRLEVGLEIMADAMINARLGGEAFEKARTAVRDERRLKIDNQPVQQALESHRQLAHQTSPYATPNYGDPQDLEDMNLITIRTWYRNYYAPNNATLVVVGDIELSRLEEWVQRHFAGCEAIPLQPTQTPRHPEQLAYRQQALTLPNLRDGLLMSFNVPSLATAESPRSVHALRIVAELLGRGASSLLHDKLVRKQQVLIGIGPSYDYQVRGDTLLSFSGYVALGNTPASAEKAVMDIIESVQLTSFTAQQIEDAKLHLLAQHAEALANLTGQADALSWRVIGGLDPTQLHDEFQTLASLTEQDIQLAIKTYLTRERLAVTHMCAPEATVIETPVLACGDLAAGSSALDLSGLTSAQGLTEATLDTPKQEIQQWHTELGSKVCFAPVRGAPAVDLQLRFKAGAYHDDDTPGLAAMTLYMLDQSCDQLDAAQLASQLKSLGATLKRNVTHDDAILRLRSPFTNGLYKEAVALLVAVSARPNFEPTALEGIRNRVINYLRRREAKPEHRLDVERLRNVYDSHPYTRDSHGTASSVMTISRQQIVDFHQRAYCAGNLEITLAGDLSREDAETLVNDLCQALPVTQLALPALEKARPSNQARTLHIEQPSNNPDTDNVKVSLAFAVEIHPGDTQFRALIMANQILGASFESRLVSELRERRSLTYAIRSYFDGYRGALVLLVEWDIKPHYLQASIDLVKLVLRCFIEQGPSEFEMKLARSQLCGDLLRTLADDQKLADLLAQINASGLPADHFQRYQEQLAQTTATQIQTVARQVFDSNRCVVTCVGPKVAQQPLPALPIAD; encoded by the coding sequence TTGAAGCTGCTCCGCTCTCAAACCCGCCGGAGCAGCTCGACGATGCCAGCATCCACTGTCAAACCCACCAACCTGATCGCCCCACCAAGCACGCCGTTACAGCACGTGCGCCTGGAAAATGGCCTGAAGGTCTACCTCCAGCGTGATCAACGTAGCCCGCTTGTTTGTGCACAGCTTCATTATCACGTGGGCTCCAGCCACGAACCGCCAGGCCATAGCAATCTGTCCCATGTGCTCGAGCACATGGTGTTCGAGGGCAGCGGCAAACTCGCAGCCGGCCAGTACCTGCGGATAATCAATTGGCTGGGCGGCACCGGCGGCGCCTCTACATTCGACGATGCAACGGTCTACAGGATGACCCTGCCCGCCTCGCGCCTGGAGGTAGGCCTGGAGATCATGGCCGACGCCATGATCAATGCTCGCCTTGGTGGCGAAGCCTTTGAAAAGGCCAGGACCGCAGTACGCGATGAGCGTCGTCTGAAAATCGACAATCAGCCGGTACAACAGGCCCTCGAAAGCCATAGACAGCTTGCTCACCAAACCAGCCCCTACGCCACTCCCAACTACGGCGACCCGCAAGACCTCGAAGACATGAACCTGATCACGATTCGCACGTGGTACAGGAATTATTACGCCCCCAACAACGCCACCCTGGTAGTCGTTGGCGACATCGAGCTGTCTCGCCTCGAAGAATGGGTGCAACGTCACTTCGCAGGTTGTGAGGCCATCCCCCTGCAACCGACCCAGACGCCTCGCCATCCTGAGCAATTGGCGTACCGCCAACAGGCACTGACACTGCCTAACCTGCGCGACGGCCTGCTGATGTCCTTCAATGTGCCGAGCCTGGCAACGGCAGAGTCGCCCCGCAGCGTGCACGCCTTGAGAATCGTCGCGGAATTGCTGGGCAGAGGCGCGTCGTCTCTCCTGCATGACAAACTGGTGCGCAAGCAACAGGTCCTGATAGGCATCGGCCCGTCCTATGACTACCAGGTGCGCGGCGATACTCTGCTGTCATTCTCCGGCTATGTCGCACTCGGCAATACACCGGCCAGCGCCGAAAAGGCAGTTATGGACATCATCGAAAGCGTCCAGTTGACCTCTTTCACCGCACAGCAGATCGAAGATGCCAAGTTGCACCTGCTGGCGCAGCACGCAGAGGCCCTGGCCAACCTCACCGGCCAGGCAGATGCGCTCAGTTGGAGAGTGATCGGCGGCCTGGACCCAACGCAGCTGCATGATGAATTTCAGACACTGGCATCGCTCACCGAGCAGGACATCCAGCTCGCGATCAAAACCTACCTCACCCGTGAACGCCTTGCCGTCACTCATATGTGCGCGCCCGAGGCAACGGTAATAGAGACTCCCGTACTGGCTTGCGGCGACCTGGCCGCTGGTAGCTCTGCGCTAGACCTGTCCGGCCTGACCTCGGCGCAAGGCCTTACAGAGGCCACCCTGGACACCCCGAAACAGGAGATACAGCAGTGGCATACCGAGCTGGGCAGCAAGGTGTGTTTCGCTCCGGTACGCGGTGCTCCTGCAGTCGACCTGCAACTACGCTTCAAGGCGGGTGCCTACCATGACGACGACACGCCCGGTTTGGCCGCAATGACGCTGTACATGCTCGACCAGAGTTGTGACCAGCTGGACGCCGCGCAGCTAGCCAGCCAACTCAAATCGCTTGGCGCCACACTCAAACGCAACGTGACACACGACGACGCCATCTTGCGTCTGCGCAGTCCATTCACCAACGGCCTGTACAAGGAAGCCGTGGCGCTGCTGGTTGCAGTGAGTGCGCGGCCGAACTTCGAGCCCACGGCGCTGGAAGGCATACGCAACCGCGTCATCAACTATCTGCGCCGTCGCGAAGCCAAACCTGAGCACCGGCTCGATGTGGAAAGGCTTCGTAACGTGTATGACAGCCACCCTTACACGCGGGACAGTCATGGCACTGCGAGCAGTGTCATGACGATCAGCCGACAGCAGATAGTGGACTTTCACCAACGAGCCTACTGCGCCGGAAACCTGGAAATCACCTTGGCCGGGGACCTGTCTCGAGAGGATGCCGAAACATTGGTCAACGACCTTTGCCAGGCCCTGCCGGTTACCCAGCTTGCGCTTCCCGCACTGGAAAAAGCCCGGCCATCCAACCAGGCCAGGACTTTGCACATCGAACAGCCAAGCAATAATCCAGACACCGACAACGTAAAGGTCAGCCTGGCGTTTGCGGTAGAAATTCACCCCGGCGATACACAGTTTCGTGCGCTGATCATGGCCAACCAGATTCTGGGCGCCAGCTTCGAGTCGCGCCTGGTATCCGAACTGCGCGAACGGCGATCCCTCACCTACGCCATTCGCAGTTACTTCGACGGCTACCGTGGCGCCCTGGTGCTGCTCGTCGAATGGGATATCAAGCCCCACTATCTGCAAGCATCCATCGATCTCGTCAAACTCGTGCTGCGCTGCTTCATCGAGCAAGGCCCAAGCGAGTTCGAGATGAAGTTGGCACGCAGCCAACTGTGCGGTGACCTCTTGCGCACCCTCGCCGACGACCAGAAGCTTGCAGACCTGCTGGCACAGATCAATGCATCCGGATTGCCGGCGGATCATTTCCAGCGTTACCAGGAACAACTCGCGCAAACCACGGCAACACAAATCCAGACGGTCGCTCGGCAGGTCTTCGACAGCAATCGTTGTGTCGTGACCTGCGTCGGACCCAAGGTGGCTCAGCAGCCCCTGCCTGCACTGCCAATAGCCGACTGA
- a CDS encoding hydrolase — protein MSSLTATFSPATGLSNPHLQTLWGPLWRRLPSLERSRERLWLADGDFLDMDWHGPHQADTPLVLVLHGLTGSSDSPYVKGLQQALQAFGWASVALNWRGCSGEPNLLARSYHSGASEDLAETIRHLRALRPLAPLYAVGYSLGGNVLLKYLGESGSASQLEAAVAVSVPFRLDQCADRIAMGFSKVYQAHFMREMLAYVQDKQRHFQARGHSEGLAALERLGPLRNLRTFWDFDGRVTAPLNGFSDAHDYYRHASSRYYLGENRTPTLIIHAQDDPFVFDHSLPAPQELAPQTHFELHRRGGHVGFVEGSLRNPGYYLERRIPQWLLEGR, from the coding sequence ATGTCCAGTCTCACCGCAACCTTCAGCCCAGCCACCGGCCTGTCAAACCCTCACCTGCAGACACTGTGGGGCCCGCTCTGGCGCAGGCTTCCAAGCCTTGAGCGCAGCCGCGAGCGTCTGTGGCTGGCCGACGGCGACTTCCTAGACATGGACTGGCATGGTCCGCATCAGGCTGACACGCCGCTGGTGCTGGTATTGCACGGACTGACCGGCTCCTCCGACTCCCCGTACGTAAAAGGTCTGCAGCAAGCGCTGCAGGCGTTTGGCTGGGCCAGCGTTGCACTGAACTGGCGGGGCTGCTCCGGCGAGCCGAACCTGCTTGCTCGCAGCTACCACTCCGGCGCCAGCGAAGATCTTGCCGAAACCATCCGCCATCTGCGCGCGCTACGACCGCTGGCGCCGCTGTATGCCGTGGGCTACTCGTTGGGCGGCAACGTGCTGTTGAAGTACCTGGGCGAAAGCGGTTCGGCCAGCCAGCTTGAAGCAGCGGTGGCGGTGTCGGTGCCGTTTCGTCTGGATCAGTGCGCCGATCGCATCGCCATGGGCTTCAGCAAGGTCTACCAGGCGCACTTCATGCGCGAGATGCTGGCTTACGTGCAGGACAAGCAGCGGCACTTCCAGGCCCGGGGCCACAGCGAAGGGCTGGCCGCGCTGGAGCGCCTCGGGCCGCTACGCAACCTGAGGACCTTCTGGGATTTCGATGGCCGAGTGACCGCACCGCTCAACGGCTTCAGCGATGCCCACGACTACTACCGCCACGCCTCGAGCCGCTATTACCTGGGGGAAAACCGCACACCGACACTGATCATCCACGCGCAGGACGATCCGTTCGTGTTCGACCACAGCCTGCCAGCACCGCAGGAGCTGGCGCCGCAGACGCACTTCGAGTTGCACCGCCGCGGCGGACATGTGGGCTTTGTAGAGGGCAGCCTGCGCAATCCGGGTTACTACCTTGAGCGCCGGATTCCGCAGTGGCTGCTGGAGGGCCGCTAG
- a CDS encoding sulfurtransferase, with product MPLAQLITPQQLAERLDSPGLVILDCRFALEDVDYGQRSYAGGHIAGAHFADLERDLSGPVVKGQTGRHPLPEPRRLVERLREWGLDNDSQVVLYDDGPGAFAARAWWLLAWLGKRNAVFILDGGLKAWHAAHLPLSLDPPVQREGNFTGEADAKLLIDAEHLNKRLGSADLTLIDARALPRFRGEVEPIDPVAGHIPGAQCAAFTDNLGADGRFLPAEQLKQRFAEKLAGRAPEQLVAYCGSGVTACHNLFALALAGYPLGRLYAGSWSEWINDSRHGVATGD from the coding sequence ATGCCCCTTGCGCAACTGATCACCCCGCAGCAGCTGGCCGAGCGTCTGGACTCGCCGGGGCTGGTGATCCTCGACTGTCGCTTTGCCCTGGAAGACGTGGATTACGGCCAGCGCAGCTATGCCGGGGGGCATATCGCCGGTGCGCATTTCGCGGACCTGGAGCGCGACCTGAGCGGGCCTGTGGTCAAGGGGCAGACTGGGCGTCATCCATTGCCTGAGCCGCGCCGTCTGGTCGAGCGCCTGCGCGAGTGGGGCCTGGACAATGACAGCCAGGTGGTGCTGTACGACGACGGTCCCGGTGCCTTCGCTGCCCGCGCCTGGTGGTTGCTGGCCTGGCTGGGCAAGCGCAACGCGGTGTTCATCCTCGACGGCGGCCTCAAGGCTTGGCACGCGGCGCATCTGCCGCTGAGCCTGGATCCGCCGGTGCAGCGCGAGGGCAACTTCACGGGCGAGGCCGATGCGAAGCTGCTGATCGATGCCGAGCACCTGAACAAGCGTCTGGGCAGCGCCGACCTGACGTTGATCGATGCCCGCGCCTTGCCGCGTTTTCGCGGCGAAGTCGAGCCGATTGATCCTGTCGCTGGGCATATTCCTGGTGCGCAGTGTGCAGCGTTCACTGACAACCTGGGTGCGGATGGGCGCTTTCTGCCAGCCGAGCAGCTGAAGCAGCGCTTCGCCGAGAAGCTGGCAGGGCGTGCGCCGGAGCAGTTGGTCGCCTATTGCGGATCCGGTGTGACTGCCTGTCACAACCTGTTTGCGCTGGCGCTGGCGGGATACCCGTTGGGGCGCCTGTATGCCGGGTCCTGGAGCGAGTGGATCAACGATTCCAGGCACGGTGTCGCCACTGGCGATTGA